AATCCAGACCTTATTTTCCTAGACATTAATATGCCTGGTATGAATGGTTGGGATTTTTTGGAAGAGTATAAAAAACTTGGTAAAGAAAGAAGAAAGGGAGTTGTGGTCTGTATGTTATCTACATCTGCTCTTGAAGTAGAGCAAGAAAATATTGAAAAATACAATATTATAGAATCTTACTCTCAAAAACCTCTGACTAAAGAGGCGTTAGAACACATCATACAAAGGGTTCATCCAGAAAAAATATAACTAAAAAATATTTTCTAGCTTGATGGAACAAAGAAATTTTATCAAGCTGGAAAAATATTTATCAAAAAAAAGAAAATTTTTACGTAAAAAA
The Bernardetia sp. genome window above contains:
- a CDS encoding response regulator, with translation MKTKLNKILLIDDSEADNYIHSRVIKKADVTEEIIIKYGAAEALEYLNTKEGEDYPNPDLIFLDINMPGMNGWDFLEEYKKLGKERRKGVVVCMLSTSALEVEQENIEKYNIIESYSQKPLTKEALEHIIQRVHPEKI